The sequence AGCAAATGAGCCAAAGCATTGCTGCGGTTAATCAAGGGTCTGTTGAAATTCGCTACACTAGGGGATACCCATCCATTATGAATACGCCGCTGGAAACCAAACGATTGACGAAAGTGATGCAAGAAAAGTTTGGAGAAGCTGAAGTTTCTGAAGTTGAGTCAGGGATGGGCGGCGAAGATTTTGCTTATTACTTACAAGAAAAACCGGGTACATTCTTTTATGTAGGTGCTAAAAATGAAGCGATTGGGGCGAATTATCCTCATCATCATCCGAAGTTTAAAATTGATGAAACAGCATTATTGCGTTCTGGAGAAGCTTTTTTAGCTATTGCAGAGGATTACTTATTAAAGACAGCTGATTGAGCAATCAGAAACAAAAGGAGGTCCTTTTATGAAAAAATATATACTAAAAAGATTAATAATTGCTGTACCGGTATTGTTTATGGTATCCATTTTTTCTTTTATTATTATTAATCTGGCACCTGGAAATCCAGTTGACTTGTATGTTGCACCAGATGCAACGGCAGAGCAAATTGAAGCGACTAAAGCGGCATTGGGATTAGATCAGCCGCTGCCCGTTCAATACATTAAATGGATCACGAATTTGCTTCAAGGAAATTTGGGCTTTTCTTATTCGACTAGACAACCGGTGACGGCTATCCTTTTCAGCCGTGTATCGCCAACGCTCCAATTAATGGGCATTAGTTTGGTGGTCGGCTATTTGGTAGCTATTCCATTAGGGATTTATAGTGCTGTTAAAAAGAATACTTGGGTGGATTATCTGATTACAAGCAATTCTTTCTTAGGCGTATCTGTTCCAAACTTCTTTTTAGGTCTAGGATTGATCTATATTTTTTCACTGCAGTTAGCGTGGTTGCCAACTGGCGGGATGCAAGTTTTAGGCGGTGATGGAGGAGTATTGGAAAGAATCCAACACTTGATTTTACCAGTAATTGTCTTAGCAACGAGTATTTCGGGAAATATGATCCGGTATGTCCGTTCCAGTATGATCGACGTTTTGGGAGAAAACTATTTACGAACAGCAACTGCTAAAGGTCTGAAGGCAAGAGATATTTTAACGAAACACGGGCTTCGCAATGCATTGATTCCAATTATCACTATTATCGGGATGGATATTCCTAAGTTGATTGGAGGAGCTGTTGTCACCGAACAAATTTTTCAATGGCCAGGTCTAGGTCAACTAATGATCACTTCGATCAACTCCAGAGATTATCCGGTTCTAATGGCCATTACGCTGCTTTCAGCTGTTGCTGTTATGGTAGCTAATATCTCAACAGATATTCTCTATGCTGTTGTGGATCCAAGAATAAAATACGATTGAAAGGAGAGGAGAAAATGGCAGCAAATTTTAACCTAGTTTCGACAAAGAAAATGGAACAACTTGAACAAGAAGCAGAAGCACGGATGCTGGTATCTCAAGATGAAGGCTATCTCAAAACTATTGCTAAACGATTTATGCGGAACAAAGTAGCGATGGGCGGTCTGTTCGTTTTTGGTCTTGTAATTTTAATGGCTATTTTTGCACCTTTGATCGTAAATTACTCGCCCTATGAAACGACCGGTTTCTTTGAAACTGCTCCGAATAGCGACTTCTTGTTAGGGACAGATGAAGTAGGAAGAGATGTTTTTAGCCGTTTAATCTATGGTGCTCGTGTTTCCTTGATCGTGGGATTAGGATCAGTAGCGATTTATATCGCTATCGGGACAACTTTAGGGTTGATTTCCGGTTACTTTGGCGGCATGACGGATGCTTTTATCATGCGGCTCACAGAAGTATTTATGTCTTTTCCCTATTTTATGGTTATTTTAGTGTTAGTTAGTTTGGTTGGTCCCAGCATTTGGACAGTGACCATTGTATTAGGGTTACTCGGTTGGCCGACGGTGTGCCGGTTGGTCCGTGGAAGCGTGTTGTCGATCAAAGACACAGATTTTATTCAAGCAGCTGTTTCAGTGGGGTATTCGACTCCGCATATTTTATTTAAACAAATTTTGCCGAATGTACTTTCTCCAATTTTGGTTAACGCCACATTCGGGATCGCCAATTCGATTCTAACGGAAGCTTCACTCAGTTTCTTAGGAATGGGTGTCCGCCCGCCGACATCGAGCTGGGGAAATATGTTGTCAAATGCTCAATCGCTAACGGTTTTGGCTAATCAGCCTTGGCGCTGGGTTCCGCCCGGCATCATGATTTTACTCGCTGTTTTAGCAATCAACTTTATTGGAGACGGGCTTCGCGACGCTGTTGAAGGTGAAACGAAGTAAAAGCAGCAATTCAGATGCAACCAAAAGAAATGGGGATGAATATGAAAGAAGGTAAATTAGTAAATAAGTGGAAATTAGCGGTAGGGTATTTAATGATTCTGTCGGTGCTGGCAGCATGTGGTACAAATGTGGATTCTGAAAAAAAAGCTAACGCATCTAAGAAAGTACCCTCAGATATTCTTTATATGGGGCTGACCAATGCTCCCGATAGTTTCAATCCTTTAAACACTCCCGGCGTTTCTGGCCGTTGGACGCAACGTTTTTTCTATGATGGTTTATTAGAAATGCCTGAACCACTTACTTTTGAACCTGCATTGGCTGACAGCTTCGAAACAGAAGATAATCAACATTACACGATCAAATTAAACCAAAAAGCTGCTTGGACTGATGGAACGCCAATTACGGCGGATGATGTAGTTTTTACGTATAATTTGATTGCCGATCCAGAAGTGGAGTCGGTTCGTGGAATGGCGGTTTCTTCATTAGAAGGAACAAATGATGTTGGAAAACGTGAAGCCGGATTAACCGAACTGCCAAATTTGGTAGCTGTCGATGATAAGACCGTTACCTTAAAAACTAAAACTCCGGTGGATCCCAACTATTTAAAAGAAATCTTAGGCTTTGAAATTTTCATTGTACCGAAGCATATTTTAAAAGATATTCCCAAAAAAGAGTTAGCGAATGCTGATTTTGTAACGCAGCCGACGGTCACAAGCGGAAGCTACAAATTTGTTGATTATGCAAAAGACGATCACTTAGAATTGGTTGCCAATGAGGAGTATTACAAAGGTGCTCCAGAAATCAAACAGCTTTTTATTCGAATTATGAATGGTACCAATTTAGTGACTGAATTTCAGTCGGGAGGCATTCAAGCTAATGCCGGCGGCGGTATTGGAGTCGTTCCGATTCAAGATGTCGCTATTTTGAAAGAAATCGATGAACTAACAGTGGATACAAATCCAAGTTATTCCGAACAATTTGCGTTACTCAACAATGATGTTTTCGCAGATACTTCCATTCGGCAAGCGATCGCGCATGCTATCAATCGCCAACAAATTGTGGATAGTTTGTTGAAAGGCGAAGGAGAAGTTTTAGAAAGTGCCTATACATCGGCTAGTCCTTATAAAAACGAGGATTTAAAACCCACTCCGTATGATCCAGAAAAAGCTAAAGCATTCATTGCTGAATCCGATTTTGATATGAGCCAAGAAATCCGCTTAGTTGTTCCGATTGGCAATAAAGTTCGAGAACAATACGCGAATTTGATTGAACAAGATCTAAAAGCAGTGGGATTCAATGTGGTTCAAACCACCTATGATTTCCCAACAACCTTGGAACTTGCTCAAAAAGGCGAATACGACTTAATGCTGATGGGTTATGCATTTACCGTTGATCCGGATGTTTCAACGTATTTTGCTTCTCATGGTGCTTCTAATTATTCAAGCTATAACGATCCTGAAAGTGACGCTTTATTGGAAGCGGGTAAAAAAGCTACGACATTTGAAGAACGTAAAGAAATTTACAATGAATTTCAAGTCTTATGGCAAAAAGAAATGTATGTTCTGCCGCTGTATTCTGATAGTCAGTTTGCTGTGAAGCGGAATGAATTAACAGGAGGAGCGAAAGAATTTTGGGCAGGGTCTTTGTCTGACATATCCGAATGGACATTATCAGGCGCTCAATAAGAGCAGCTGCCAGTTTTAAAAAGACTTTAAAAATAATGAGAAGAGGTGGAGAGATGGGAAAAGAAAAGATACTGGAAGTCAAAGACTTAGCAATTTCGTTTAAAACATTTGAAGGAGAAGTGAGCGCCGTTCGTGGTGTGAACTTTGATTTGTACAAAGGAGAAACACTTGCGATCGTAGGAGAATCTGGATCTGGAAAATCCGTCTCCACAAAAGCGATCATGCGGTTATTGCCGCCGAAAAACACGCTGCTCAAAAGCGGGTCGATTCAATTCGGTGATCAAGATTTGTTGTCTATTTCCGATAAAGAAATGCAAAAGGTCAGAGGAAAAGAGATAGCAATGATTTTCCAGGACCCGATGACCTCGCTCAATCCAACGATGACGATTGGCAAACAAATTGCTGAACCGCTGATCGAACATCAAAAAATTGATGCAGCTGCAGCATCTGAGCGTGTGAAAGAATTGCTGCACTTAGTTGGGATCAAAGATGTAGAGAACCGAATGCATCATTATCCGCATCAATTTTCTGGCGGAATGCGTCAACGAGTCATGATTGCGATGGCTTTGGCTTGTAATCCGCAGGTTTTGATTGCTGATGAGCCGACCACTGCATTGGATGTGACTATTCAATCTCAAATTCTTGACTTAATGAATGAATTGAAAGAAAAAATCAATACATCCATTGTTTTTATCACACATGATTTAGGTGTTGTTGCCAATATGGCCGACCGTGTGGCGGTTATGTATGCTGGGAAAATCGTAGAAACCGGAACAGTGGATGAAATTTTTTATAATCCGCAACACCCATATACTTGGGGACTGTTGGCTTCGATGCCCACCTTAGATACTACAGAGACGGACTTGTATGCTATTCCGGGAAATCCGCCGAACTTATTGTACCCAACTATCGGCGATGCTTTTGCTCCGCGAAATGAATATGCATTAGAAATTGATTTCGAAGAAGAGCCAGCAGTTTTTCAAGTTTCACCGACTCATTTCGCCGCTACTTGGCTGTTGCATCCAGATGCACCAGCTGTAACGCCGCCGAATGAAATCGTGAGACGCAAAGAATTGTATGCTAAGTTGAAAAAACAGGAGGTGGGGTAGATGGCAGCAATACCTGAACGAAAGAAAATTCTTGAGATCAAAAATTTGCAGCAGTATTTTAATGCCAATAAAAAGAATGAAGTTCGTGCAGTAAACGATCTTTCTTTTCATCTGTATGAAGGCGAGACATTTGGGTTAGTTGGAGAATCCGGTTCAGGAAAATCGACCACCGGAAAAATGTTGTCTAAATTGCTAGATGCTACCGGCGGAGAAGTTCTTTTTGAAGGGAAAGAAATCAATAACATAAAAAACCGAAAACAACTGTTAGAATTTCGGAAATCCGTTCAAATGGTTTTTCAAGATCCATACGCTTCGCTAAACCCCAGAATGACTGTGATGGATACCATTGCTGGCGGCATTGATGTTTACGGCTTAGCAAAAAATAAAAAAGAACGCGCTGAGATGGTTTACGAGTTATTGGACTTGGTGGGTTTGAGCCGAGAGTATGCGACCCGCTATCCACGTGAATTTTCAGGCGGACAATGCCAACGTGTCGGGATTGCACGTGCTTTGGCTGTCAGTCCTAAATTTATTATTGCTGATGAAGCTATATCTGCGTTAGATGTTTCAATTCAAGCACAAGTCGTTAATTTGTTAAAGAAATTAAAACGCGAAAAAAATCTAACCTACCTGTTTATTGCTCATGATTTGTCGATGGTAAAATACATCAGCGATCGCATTGGGGTGATGAATAATGGTCGGATCTTAGAATTAGGTCCGGCAGACGACTTATACAACGCTCCGCTGCATCCATACACAGAATCATTGTTGTCGGCTATTCCTACTCCCGATCCGATTGAAGAACGAAAACGTTCGAGGATGGCTTATGATCCGACTTACCATGAATATGAGGATGAAACAAATGTCGGACTGCATGAAATTTCTCCAGAACACTATGTCTATTGCCATATCGATGAAATTCCATTTTTGAAAAAGAAACAGCAAAAAATGCAGCAGGCCTGATCTATTTAAAGGAAAAAGGGTAAGGAAAGCCAAAAAATAGCGGTATTGATGCAGCTGACGTTAACTGGTTTGCCTTTAAGTTCAATTGATCTAATTTGCCAAAGCTGACAGGAAGGAAGAGAAGCCGATGACGACCAAAGAAACCTTTAGAAAAATAGCTGATGAACGAATGGAAGAGTTTTATGATTATCTGCGCCTGCAATCTGTTTCGACCCAACATCGTCAAATCCCGGAAACAGTAGCATATGTGAAAAAAATGATTGAAAAAACAGGAGGAACGGTACAAGTGTTGGATGACTTAGGAGGACATCCAGTGGTCTATGGTTACTTTGAAGCCGCTTCAAATGGGAACGCTGCTAAAACATTGTTGTTTTACAACCATTATGATGTTCAACCTGAAGATCCGATCGGCGAATGGGAAACTGAGCCTTTTGAACCAACTGTTCGCGATGGTATTTTGTACGCTCGCGGAGTAGCTGATAATAAAGCCAATTTTATGGTTCGTCTGAATGCCCTCTCGGCTTTATTGGAAACAGAAGGCGGCTTGCCGTGTAATGTTAAATTCTTAATCGAAGGCGAAGAAGAAAATGGCAGTCCAAATTTACAAAAATACCTAGAAAAATATGCTGATTTATTTGCAGCTGATGCCTGTATTTGGGAGTTTGGCGGTAAAGATAAAGACGAACGTTTTGTGATTGAAGCCGGGGTTAAAGGCATTGCTTATTTTGATGTATCTGTTGAAAGTGCCAAAGTCGATATTCATTCTTCAATGGCAGCCGTGGTAGACAATGCGGCTTGGCGATTGGTCCAAGCTCTAGCAACGATGCGTACGGTTGACAATGAAATTGTGGTCAAAGGCTTTTATGATAATATCACGCCTCCTACTTCGCTGGAAAAGGAAATCGTCAGTCAACTGCCTTTTAATGAAGCGGCAACTAAAGATATTTATGGATTGACAGGCGATCTGATTACAAAAGATAAAGAAGTGACGCCTAGTGAAGCTCTGGTCTTTGAACCAACATTGACTATTAGCGGGTTAATGAGCGGCTATACAGATCCGGGTATCAAAACGGTTTTGCCAAAAGCTGCTGCTGCTAAAATTGATTGTCGGCTGGTGCCTGGTCAAGAACCAGAACATATTTACGAAGTTTTGCGTAAACATCTGGATGATCATGGTTTCCAAGATGTGAAACTAGAATTAATCAAAGGCATGCATGCTTTTCGTTCAGATATGACCGATTCATTTGTTGCGACTGTTACTGATTCAGCTCAAAAAGCTTATGGATCAGATACAGAAATCGTTCTTTCGCCGAACAGCGCTGGTTCAGGTCCGATGTACCACTTTTACCACTATTTAAAATTGCCGATATTAAGCAGCGGGGTCGGCTGGGGAAATTCCAGAGCACATGCACCAAACGAGTCCATTCGATTAGCGGATTATTACCAAGGAATAGAGCATATAGCTATCTTGCTGAATGATTTTGCTAAATAAAGAAGTTAGATACATAAGAAGGATACGGACAGAGTTGATTTAGATAACTTTGATCATATCCTTTTCTTATTTTATGTTGTGTATAGAAAATACTTTCTTCTATAAAAGAAGGACTAAAAAGAAGCAGTAACGATTAGTGAGTATAAATATACGTATGAAACAAGTTTTTATACACGGGAAACGAGGATTGATCGTTAAGGAAATCGCCTTTAAAAGAACATGAAAAACGTTCTGAGCAAGCTGTTAGTCTCGATATCGGAGGGCAGAGAAATTTGGAAATAACCATACAACTATGTCTTTTTTGTTTAGCATTTGTTTTATAAGTTGAAATTATTTTTAATAAACTGTTGACGGAAGTTTGAGAACCTGTTATATTAGTAGATGTTGCAGCGATACATCGCAGCAACGAGAAAAACAAATTTAAAAAAGTTGTTGACAAGCAAGTCAGCTTCTGGTAATATTTAGAAGTTGTCAAAACGGCAACAGCAACCAAATTAGACCTTTGAAAACTGAACAAAGCAAAACGAACCAAATGTGCAAGGTGGTTTAACCAAGGGTTAAACCAACAGAAACAAAGTGAATAATTATTCGCTAGCAATTCAATTAATGAGCTTCAAGCATCATTAAAAGGGTGAAGTCCTAACGGACGGAGCCAACTTTTATGAGAGTTTGATCCTGGCTCAGGACGAACGCTGGCGGCATGCCTAATACATGCAAGTCGAACGCTTCTTTTCTACCGGGTGCTTGCACCCACCAGAGAAGAAGAGTGGCGGACGGGTGAGTAACACGTGGGTAACCTGCCCATAAGTGGGGGATAACAGCCGGAAACGGCTGCTAATACCGCATAATTCCAGTGATCTCCTGATCGTTGGATGAAAGGTGGCTTCGGCTACCGCTTATGGATGGACCCGCGGCGTATTAGCTAGTTGGTGAGGTAATGGCTCACCAAGGCAATGATACGTAGCCGACCTGAGAGGGTGATCGGCCACACTGGGACTGAGACACGGCCCAGACTCCTACGGGAGGCAGCAGTAGGGAATCTTCCGCAATGGACGAAAGTCTGACGGAGCAATGCCGCGTGAGTGAAGAAGGTTTTCGGATCGTAAAACTCTGTTGTTAGAGAAGAACAAGGATGAGAGTAACTGCTCATCCCCTGACGGTATCTAACCAGAAAGCCACGGCTAACTACGTGCCAGCAGCCGCGGTAATACGTAGGTGGCAAGCGTTGTCCGGATTTATTGGGCGTAAAGCGAGCGCAGGCGGTTCTTTAAGTCTGATGTGAAAGCCCCCAGCTCAACTGGGGAAGGTCATTGGAAACTGGGGAACTTGAGTGCAGAAGAGGAGAGTGGAATTCCACGTGTAGCGGTGAAATGCGTAGATATGTGGAGGAACACCAGTGGCGAAGGCGACTCTCTGGTCTGTAACTGACGCTGAGGCTCGAAAGCGTGGGGAGCAAACAGGATTAGATACCCTGGTAGTCCACGCCGTAAACGATGAGTGCTAAGTGTTGGGGGGTTTCCGCCCCTCAGTGCTGCAGCTAACGCATTAAGCACTCCGCCTGGGGAGTACGGCCGCAAGGCTGAAACTCAAAGGAATTGACGGGGACCCGCACAAGCGGTGGAGCATGTGGTTTAATTCGAAGCAACGCGAAGAACCTTACCAGGTCTTGACATCCTTTGACCACTCTAGAGATAGAGATTTCCCTTCGGGGACAAAGTGACAGGTGGTGCATGGTTGTCGTCAGCTCGTGTCGTGAGATGTTGGGTTAAGTCCCGCAACGAGCGCAACCCTTATTACTAGTTGCCAGCATTCAGTTGGGCACTCTAGTGAGACTGCCGGTGATAAACCGGAGGAAGGTGGGGATGACGTCAAATCATCATGCCCCTTATGACCTGGGCTACACACGTGCTACAATGGATGGTACAACGAGTCGCAAGACCGCGAGGTCAAGCTAATCTCTTAAAGCCATTCTCAGTTCGGATTGCAGGCTGCAACTCGCCTGCATGAAGCCGGAATCGCTAGTAATCGCGGATCAGAACGCCGCGGTGAATACGTTCCCGGGTCTTGTACACACCGCCCGTCACACCACGAGAGTTTGTAACACCCGAAGTCGGTGAGGTAACCTGCAAAGGAGCCAGCCGCCTAAGGTGGGATAGATAATTGGGGTGAAGTCGTAACAAGGTAGCCGTATCGGAAGGTGCGGCTGGATCACCTCCTTTCTAAGGAATATTACGGAACCTCACACATTCGTTTTGGCTTTGTTCAGTTTTGAGAGGTCTAATCTTCTCAATGCATCAAAAATGTTGTTCTTTGAAAACTGGATAGTGTTTAACAATTGTAACAAAGTAAGAAACCAAGTAAAAACCGCGTTTTATTTTTTACGATTCGCATCAATTGATGTTGGATCGCTATTAACAACGACCATAGGTTAAGTTAATAAGGGCGCACGGTGGATGCCTTGGCACTAGGAGCCGATAAAGGACGGGACTAACGCCGATATGCTTTGGGGAGCTGTAAGTAAGCTGTGATCCAGAGATTTCCGAATGGGGAAACCCAGCACCTTTGATAGGGTGTTACTGCTGACTGAATACATAGGTCAGTAGAGGTAGACGCAGAGAACTGAAACATCTAAGTACCTGCAGGAAGAGAAAGAAAATTCGATTCCCTGAGTAGCGGCGAGCGAAACGGGAAAAGCCCAAACCAGAAAGCTTGCTTTCTGGGGTTGTAGGACTGAACACATAGAGTCATAAATGAACGGTGTAAGAGAAGCGACCTGGAAAGGTCCGCCAAAGAGGGTAAAAGCCCCGTAACTGAAACCCCGTTCACTCTGATCAGTATCCTGAGTACGGCGGAACACGAGAAATTCCGTCGGAATCCGGGAGGACCATCTCCCAAGGCTAAATACTCCCTAGTGACCGATAGTGAACCAGTACCGTGAGGGAAAGGTGAAAAGAACCCCGGAAGGGGAGTGAAACAGCACCTGAAACCGTGTGCTTACAAGTAGTTAGAGCCCGTTAATGGGTGATAGCGTGCCTTTTGTAGAATGAACCGGCGAGTTACGATCCCATGCGAGGTTAAGTCGATGAGACGGAGCCGTAGCGAAAGCGAGTCTGAATAGGGCGAATGAGTATGTGGTCGTAGACCCGAAACCAAGTGATCTACCCATGTCCAGGTTGAAGGTGCGGTAATACGCACTGGAGGACCGAACCCACGTATGTTGAAAAATGCGGGGATGAGGTGTGGGTAGCGGAGAAATTCCAATCGAACTTGGAGATAGCTGGTTCTCTCCGAAATAGCTTTAGGGCTAGCCTCGGAATAAGAATCATGGAGGTAGAGCAACTGTTTGGACTAGGGGCCCTTCTCGGGTTACCGAATTCAGATAAACTCCGAATGCCATTGATTTATATCCGGGAGTCAGACTACGAGTGATAAGATCCGTAGTCGAGAGGGAAACAGCCCAGACCACCAGCTAAGGTCCCAAAGTTTATGTTAAGTGGAAAAGGATGTGGGGTTGCTTAGACAACTAGGATGTTGGCTCAGAAGCAGCCATCATTTAAAGAGTGCGTAATAGCTCACTAGTCGAGTGACCCTGCGCCGAAAATTTACCGGGGCTAAACATAACACCGAAGCTGTGGATAGAACTTAGGTTCTATGGTAGGAGAGCGTTCTAAGGGCGTCGAAGCTAGACCGTGAGGACTGGTGGAGCGCTTAGAAGTGAGAATGCCGGTATGAGTAGCGAAAGACGGGTGAGAATCCCGTCCACCGAATGACTAAGGTTTCCTGGGGAAGGCTCGTCCTCCCAGGGTTAGTCGGGACCTAAGTCGAGGCCGATAGGCGTAGACGATGGATAACAGGTTG is a genomic window of Carnobacterium sp. CP1 containing:
- a CDS encoding ABC transporter permease → MKKYILKRLIIAVPVLFMVSIFSFIIINLAPGNPVDLYVAPDATAEQIEATKAALGLDQPLPVQYIKWITNLLQGNLGFSYSTRQPVTAILFSRVSPTLQLMGISLVVGYLVAIPLGIYSAVKKNTWVDYLITSNSFLGVSVPNFFLGLGLIYIFSLQLAWLPTGGMQVLGGDGGVLERIQHLILPVIVLATSISGNMIRYVRSSMIDVLGENYLRTATAKGLKARDILTKHGLRNALIPIITIIGMDIPKLIGGAVVTEQIFQWPGLGQLMITSINSRDYPVLMAITLLSAVAVMVANISTDILYAVVDPRIKYD
- the opp4C gene encoding oligopeptide ABC transporter permease yields the protein MAANFNLVSTKKMEQLEQEAEARMLVSQDEGYLKTIAKRFMRNKVAMGGLFVFGLVILMAIFAPLIVNYSPYETTGFFETAPNSDFLLGTDEVGRDVFSRLIYGARVSLIVGLGSVAIYIAIGTTLGLISGYFGGMTDAFIMRLTEVFMSFPYFMVILVLVSLVGPSIWTVTIVLGLLGWPTVCRLVRGSVLSIKDTDFIQAAVSVGYSTPHILFKQILPNVLSPILVNATFGIANSILTEASLSFLGMGVRPPTSSWGNMLSNAQSLTVLANQPWRWVPPGIMILLAVLAINFIGDGLRDAVEGETK
- a CDS encoding ABC transporter substrate-binding protein; this translates as MQPKEMGMNMKEGKLVNKWKLAVGYLMILSVLAACGTNVDSEKKANASKKVPSDILYMGLTNAPDSFNPLNTPGVSGRWTQRFFYDGLLEMPEPLTFEPALADSFETEDNQHYTIKLNQKAAWTDGTPITADDVVFTYNLIADPEVESVRGMAVSSLEGTNDVGKREAGLTELPNLVAVDDKTVTLKTKTPVDPNYLKEILGFEIFIVPKHILKDIPKKELANADFVTQPTVTSGSYKFVDYAKDDHLELVANEEYYKGAPEIKQLFIRIMNGTNLVTEFQSGGIQANAGGGIGVVPIQDVAILKEIDELTVDTNPSYSEQFALLNNDVFADTSIRQAIAHAINRQQIVDSLLKGEGEVLESAYTSASPYKNEDLKPTPYDPEKAKAFIAESDFDMSQEIRLVVPIGNKVREQYANLIEQDLKAVGFNVVQTTYDFPTTLELAQKGEYDLMLMGYAFTVDPDVSTYFASHGASNYSSYNDPESDALLEAGKKATTFEERKEIYNEFQVLWQKEMYVLPLYSDSQFAVKRNELTGGAKEFWAGSLSDISEWTLSGAQ
- a CDS encoding ABC transporter ATP-binding protein, with the protein product MGKEKILEVKDLAISFKTFEGEVSAVRGVNFDLYKGETLAIVGESGSGKSVSTKAIMRLLPPKNTLLKSGSIQFGDQDLLSISDKEMQKVRGKEIAMIFQDPMTSLNPTMTIGKQIAEPLIEHQKIDAAAASERVKELLHLVGIKDVENRMHHYPHQFSGGMRQRVMIAMALACNPQVLIADEPTTALDVTIQSQILDLMNELKEKINTSIVFITHDLGVVANMADRVAVMYAGKIVETGTVDEIFYNPQHPYTWGLLASMPTLDTTETDLYAIPGNPPNLLYPTIGDAFAPRNEYALEIDFEEEPAVFQVSPTHFAATWLLHPDAPAVTPPNEIVRRKELYAKLKKQEVG
- a CDS encoding ABC transporter ATP-binding protein, translated to MAAIPERKKILEIKNLQQYFNANKKNEVRAVNDLSFHLYEGETFGLVGESGSGKSTTGKMLSKLLDATGGEVLFEGKEINNIKNRKQLLEFRKSVQMVFQDPYASLNPRMTVMDTIAGGIDVYGLAKNKKERAEMVYELLDLVGLSREYATRYPREFSGGQCQRVGIARALAVSPKFIIADEAISALDVSIQAQVVNLLKKLKREKNLTYLFIAHDLSMVKYISDRIGVMNNGRILELGPADDLYNAPLHPYTESLLSAIPTPDPIEERKRSRMAYDPTYHEYEDETNVGLHEISPEHYVYCHIDEIPFLKKKQQKMQQA
- a CDS encoding M20/M25/M40 family metallo-hydrolase is translated as MTTKETFRKIADERMEEFYDYLRLQSVSTQHRQIPETVAYVKKMIEKTGGTVQVLDDLGGHPVVYGYFEAASNGNAAKTLLFYNHYDVQPEDPIGEWETEPFEPTVRDGILYARGVADNKANFMVRLNALSALLETEGGLPCNVKFLIEGEEENGSPNLQKYLEKYADLFAADACIWEFGGKDKDERFVIEAGVKGIAYFDVSVESAKVDIHSSMAAVVDNAAWRLVQALATMRTVDNEIVVKGFYDNITPPTSLEKEIVSQLPFNEAATKDIYGLTGDLITKDKEVTPSEALVFEPTLTISGLMSGYTDPGIKTVLPKAAAAKIDCRLVPGQEPEHIYEVLRKHLDDHGFQDVKLELIKGMHAFRSDMTDSFVATVTDSAQKAYGSDTEIVLSPNSAGSGPMYHFYHYLKLPILSSGVGWGNSRAHAPNESIRLADYYQGIEHIAILLNDFAK